In one Juglans regia cultivar Chandler chromosome 11, Walnut 2.0, whole genome shotgun sequence genomic region, the following are encoded:
- the LOC109008074 gene encoding uncharacterized protein LOC109008074 isoform X1, translating to MRKSTQFTCDHCEEEGKGMFYFCATTTCSFMVHPECTLSPLVERPPIIKAEIHDEDHPLTLVQRFLISLTCNACGNDIKGRFYFCAICAFVVHLECASLPSVVKVIRHDHPLNLIYSLPAINPSSLHRRICQLCVKMVDTDYGVYYCSTCQDYVAHLHCATSKEEKDETFMRKSRNELESIESSTSMLGHGLDESTDMLPYDVVKKFKSGVDGFEIAAEIKHFSHEHNLKLIDKFGIKEKCDACIRYIFTPYYACAQCRFFLHKSCAELRRRMRHPLHEHSLMLLPMTTYASGYFGCDACDHDCNGLTYNCEECKFHLDVQCSLLPYNKFTHDSHEHGLILSRSPEGRKCNNCDDSNEEIKFCSCAENCGFALDFKCLTLPHIVWYEQHEHPFTLCYVPEDDSGEYYCDICEKERDPRYWFYYCADCIYPAHPECILGKSPNMKFGKTRTSDNHQHPLVLVQKSTSDDGRDLCNVCVHRIYDFVYECAECNFIVHPGCINRKIGTNKG from the exons ATGCGGAAATCCACCCAATTCACTTGTGATCATTGTGAGGAAGAAGGGAAgggaatgttttatttttgtgctACTACTACCTGTTCGTTTATGGTCCACCCGGAATGTACTCTTTCACCATTGGTTGAACGACCACCCATCATAAAG GCTGAGATTCATGATGAAGACCATCCATTGACCCTTGTGCAAAGATTTCTGATCTCCCTCACTTGCAATGCTTGTGGGAATGACATTAAGGGTAGGTTTTACTTTTGTGCCATCTGTGCATTTGTGGTCCACCTAGAATGTGCTTCCTTACCATCGGTTGTCAAAGTTATACGGCATGACCACCCTCTCAACCTCATTTACTCTCTTCCAGCCATTAATCCATCGAGCCTACATAGACGTATTTGCCAACTATGTGTTAAAATGGTGGACACAGACTACGGGGTTTATTATTGCTCAACTTGTCAGGATTATGTTGCCCACCTTCATTGTGCTACAAGcaaggaagagaaagatgaaACGTTTATGCGGAAGTCTAGAAATGAATTAGAATCTATTGAGTCATCGACAAGTATGTTGGGACATGGGCTTGATGAATCCACAGACATGTTGCCATACGACGTTGTTAAAAAGTTCAAATCAGGAGTAGATGGGTTTGAAATAGCTGCAGAAATCAAACATTTTAGTCATGAGCATAACTTAAAACTCATTGACAAGTTTGGGATCAAGGAAAAGTGTGATGCCTGTATACGGTACATCTTTACTCCATATTATGCTTGTGCTCAGTGTAGATTCTTTCTTCACAAATCTTGTGCTGAATTAAGACGAAGAATGAGACATCCACTCCATGAACACTCTCTTATGCTCCTCCCAATGACAACTTATGCTAGTGGTTATTTTGGATGTGATGCTTGTGACCATGATTGTAATGGTTTAACTTATAATTGTGAAGAATGCAAATTTCACCTTGATGTTCAGTGCAGTTTACTCCCATATAATAAATTCACACATGATAGTCATGAACACGGACTTATTCTTTCTAGGTCACCAGAAGGCAGAAAGTGTAATAATTGTGATGATTCAAATGAAGAAATCAAATTCTGCTCATGTGCTGAAAATTGTGGATTCGCATTGGATTTTAAGTGTTTAACACTGCCGCATATAGTATGGTATGAACAACATGAACATCCATTCACTCTTTGTTATGTTCCAGAAGATGATTCGGGAGAATATTATTGTGATATTTGTGAAAAAGAACGAGACCCGAGGTATTGGTTCTACTATTGTGCAGATTGCATTTATCCTGCTCATCCAGAATGTATTCTTGGAAAATCCCCAAATATGAAGTTTGGAAAAACTCGCACAAGTGATAACCATCAACATCCTCTTGTTTTGGTTCAGAAGAGTACTTCGGATGATGGCCGTGATTTGTGCAATGTTTGTGTTCATCgtatatatgattttgtttatgaATGTGCCGAGTGTAATTTCATTGTTCACCCAGGGTGCATTAATAGAAAAATAGGAACAAATAAGGGATAg
- the LOC109008820 gene encoding protein FAR1-RELATED SEQUENCE 5-like has product MHSYWSPVFLPYPDGSQYPSNIQNVGYPFQYGMGTLTPHIATSSATSRRGCSENSPDCRETAVPCTNSIVDEESKEDRPKSPETDDCTTGSLQLVQTDGDNIIEEPRSGMEFNSFEDLHSYYKDYAKKCGFGVMTQRSEKGADQSIRYVTLGCARGGKARIKSLNVAKPHPTGKTDCKARINALKIEGKMRLTTVHNTHNHGLSPKKSRFFRCNREVSETVKRVLDTNDLAGIRMNKSFGSLVVGAGGFENLPFLEKDCRNYIDKCMDGIPPKAIITDQDRAMKNAIAKVFPESRHRFCLWHILKKVPEKLGSYAAYKSGLKSHLMKCVYDTQTVEEFEKCWDGLLNTYDLHENVWLKSLYDERQHWVPVFLKEYFWAGMSTTQRSESMNAFFDGYVHAKINLKEFVDQFDSALRKKIENENNADFHTFSVTILCISRSPIEKRFQELYTNAKFREVQQQVMGVLDMNPCLLSEDGVMKRYLVEDEVRVEEFTKLVTYSVNFNVEDCDGKCSCGLFEMRGILCRHILAIFKANGIKLLPDRYILDRWRKDIKRRYTLIHSSYDAGNQRPDGNRYSSLLNICYQMITYAAGSNEQFEDAKKKLYSMIDLYRDNQHPPSMTQTGSNAGCTTLDTNAVGSSKPVLSPNVVRGKGRPPSLRRASRMEKEMRKVKAKQKKAPGTGKRKQRDEGDTPLPDTCRNLFGP; this is encoded by the exons ATGCACAGTTACTGGTCACCAGTTTTTCTGCCATATCCAGATGGCAGCCAATATCCCAGTAACATTCAG AATGTTGGTTATCCATTTCAATATGGAATGGGAACTCTGACTCCTCACATCGCTACAAGCTCCGCAACGAGCAGAAGAGGTTGTTCAGAGAATAGTCCCGATTGTAGGGAAACTGCAGTGCCATGTACAAACTCAATTGTTGATGAAGAAAGTAAAGAGGATAGACCCAAATCACCTGAAACCGACGATTGCACTACCGGTTCACTACAATTAGTGCAAACGGATGGTGATAATATAATTGAGGAGCCAAGGTCGGGGATGGAATTCAATTCTTTTGAAGATTTACATAGTTATTATAAGGATTATGCTAAGAAATgcgggtttggggtgatgacacaAAGGAGTGAGAAGGGAGCTGATCAAAGTATCAGATATGTCACTCTTGGTTGTGCCCGTGGAGGGAAAGCCCGGATTAAGAGTTTGAACGTTGCAAAGCCACACCCGACAGGAAAGACGGATTGTAAGGCAAGGATTAATGCCTTAAAGATTGAAGGAAAGATGCGGTTAACAACAGTCCATAATACACATAATCACGGCCTCAGTCCAAAGAAATCTCGCTTCTTTCGTTGTAACAGAGAAGTGAGTGAGACTGTAAAAAGAGTCTTAGATACAAACGACTTGGCTGGGATCCGgatgaataagagtttcggATCTCTTGTCGTTGGTGCAGGAGGTTTCGAGAACCTCCCATTTTTAGAAAAGGATTGTCGCAATTATATAGATAAG tgtatggatggtatacCTCCAAAAGCTATTATTACTGATCAAGAtagagcaatgaaaaatgcaattgctaAGGTCTTTCCAGAAAGTCGGCATAGATTCTGTTTATGGCATATACTGAAGAAAGTTCCTGAGAAGCTTGGGTCATATGCTGCCTACAAAAGTGGACTAAAAAGTCACCTAATGAAATGTGTGTACGACACTCAAACagttgaggagtttgagaaatgttgggatgGGTTACTTAACACATATGATTTACATGAGAATGTCTGGTTGAAAAGTTTATATGATGAGCGTCAGCATTGGGTACCAGTATTCTTAAAAGAGTACttctgggctggaatgagtacaacccaGCGTAGTGAAagtatgaatgctttttttgaTGGTTATGTTCATGCGAAGATAAATTTGAAGGAGTTTGTCGACCAGTTTGACAGTGCactgaggaaaaaaattgagaatgaaaacaATGCCGACTTCCACACATTTAGCGTCACCATTCTCTGtatatctagatctccaattgagaagagatttcaagagttgtacacgaATGCTAAATTTAGGGAAGTCCAGCAGCAAGTAATGGGTGTGCTCGATATGAATCCGTGTCTACTTAGTGAGGATGGTGTAATGAAAAGATATCTGGTGGAAGATGAAGTTCGCGTTGAAGAGTTCACTAAGCTTGTTACGTATTCAGTGAACTTCAATGTGGAAGACTGCGATGGAAAGTGTTCATGTGGGTTATTCGAGATGAGGGGGATACTGTGTAGGCATATTTTAGCCATCTTCAAAGCTAACGGTATAAAGTTATTGCCAGACCGGtacattttagatcgatggaggaaggacattAAGAGGAGATACACGTTAATCCACAGTAGCTATGATGCTGGGAATCAGAGGCCAGATGGGAATAGATATTCAAGTTTGCTGAATATATGTTATCAGATGATAACTTATGCAGCGGGTTCCAATGAGCAGTTTGAAGATGCAAAAAAGAAGTTATATTCAATGATTGACTTGTACCGTGATAATCAACACCCCCCATCTATGACTCAAACAG GTTCGAATGCTGGTTGTACAACACTGGACACAAATGCTGTTGGTAGTTCAAAGCCCGTACTAAGTCCAAATGTTGTGCGAGGGAAAGGAAGACCTCCATCTTTGAGGAGAGCATCTAGGATGGAGAAAGAAATGCGGAAGGTTAAAGCCAAGCAGAAAAAAGCACCAGGAACAGGGAAACGTAAACAG CGAGATGAAGGAGATACACCACTCCCGGACACGTGTAGAAATTTATTTGGCCCATAA
- the LOC109008074 gene encoding uncharacterized protein LOC109008074 isoform X2 has protein sequence MTNTNGIIKYSEGAMELIQHFSHPHPLLLISLDGSEIVDQDGYFHKCRLCWESISSGTPCYGCKLDGCKYFYIHKSCAELPHQLKHPFHPKHDPLTLSPTTESEEHKYCGSCGRDQRWYWFTYNCSGCKFKLCIKCASLSLTTKVDIHDHPLTLMRKSTQFTCDHCEEEGKGMFYFCATTTCSFMVHPECTLSPLVERPPIIKAEIHDEDHPLTLVQRFLISLTCNACGNDIKGRFYFCAICAFVVHLECASLPSVVKVIRHDHPLNLIYSLPAINPSSLHRRICQLCVKMVDTDYGVYYCSTCQDYVAHLHCATSKEEKDETFMRKSRNELESIESSTSMLGHGLDESTDMLPYDVVKKFKSGVDGFEIAAEIKHFSHEHNLKLIDKFGIKEKCDACIRYIFTPYYACAQCRFFLHKSCAELRRRMRHPLHEHSLMLLPMTTYASGYFGCDACDHDCNGLTYNCEECKFHLDVQCSLLPYNKFTHDSHEHGLILSRSPEGRKCNNCDDSNEEIKFCSCAENCGFALDFKCLTLPHIV, from the exons atgacGAATACGAACGGTATAATTAAATATAGTGAGGGAGCGATGGAGCTAATTCAACATTTCAGCCACCCACATCCCTTGTTGTTGATCAGCCTCGATGGATCAGAAATAGTAGATCAGGATGGATATTTTCATAAATGTAGATTGTGCTGGGAAAGCATATCATCAGGTACTCCTTGTTACGGATGTAAATTAGATGGGTGCAAGTATTTCTACATACATAAATCATGTGCCGAATTACCCCACCAGTTGAAGCACCCATTCCACCCCAAACATGATCCTCTTACTCTCAGTCCAACTACGGAATCAGAAGAACATAAATATTGTGGTAGTTGCGGAAGAGATCAAAGGTGGTACTGGTTCACATACAATTGTTCTGGTTGTAAGTTCAAACTTTGCATTAAATGCGCTTCGCTTTCACTAACCACAAAAGTTGATATTCACGACCACCCATTGACCCTTATGCGGAAATCCACCCAATTCACTTGTGATCATTGTGAGGAAGAAGGGAAgggaatgttttatttttgtgctACTACTACCTGTTCGTTTATGGTCCACCCGGAATGTACTCTTTCACCATTGGTTGAACGACCACCCATCATAAAG GCTGAGATTCATGATGAAGACCATCCATTGACCCTTGTGCAAAGATTTCTGATCTCCCTCACTTGCAATGCTTGTGGGAATGACATTAAGGGTAGGTTTTACTTTTGTGCCATCTGTGCATTTGTGGTCCACCTAGAATGTGCTTCCTTACCATCGGTTGTCAAAGTTATACGGCATGACCACCCTCTCAACCTCATTTACTCTCTTCCAGCCATTAATCCATCGAGCCTACATAGACGTATTTGCCAACTATGTGTTAAAATGGTGGACACAGACTACGGGGTTTATTATTGCTCAACTTGTCAGGATTATGTTGCCCACCTTCATTGTGCTACAAGcaaggaagagaaagatgaaACGTTTATGCGGAAGTCTAGAAATGAATTAGAATCTATTGAGTCATCGACAAGTATGTTGGGACATGGGCTTGATGAATCCACAGACATGTTGCCATACGACGTTGTTAAAAAGTTCAAATCAGGAGTAGATGGGTTTGAAATAGCTGCAGAAATCAAACATTTTAGTCATGAGCATAACTTAAAACTCATTGACAAGTTTGGGATCAAGGAAAAGTGTGATGCCTGTATACGGTACATCTTTACTCCATATTATGCTTGTGCTCAGTGTAGATTCTTTCTTCACAAATCTTGTGCTGAATTAAGACGAAGAATGAGACATCCACTCCATGAACACTCTCTTATGCTCCTCCCAATGACAACTTATGCTAGTGGTTATTTTGGATGTGATGCTTGTGACCATGATTGTAATGGTTTAACTTATAATTGTGAAGAATGCAAATTTCACCTTGATGTTCAGTGCAGTTTACTCCCATATAATAAATTCACACATGATAGTCATGAACACGGACTTATTCTTTCTAGGTCACCAGAAGGCAGAAAGTGTAATAATTGTGATGATTCAAATGAAGAAATCAAATTCTGCTCATGTGCTGAAAATTGTGGATTCGCATTGGATTTTAAGTGTTTAACACTGCCGCATATAGTATG A